In Gadus chalcogrammus isolate NIFS_2021 chromosome 13, NIFS_Gcha_1.0, whole genome shotgun sequence, the genomic stretch ctgtctctctccctccccctctttcccctTTCGCTGATGCGGTGCTGTAGTGTGCTGTTGGGTCGTGAACACCTGTGGAACATCCTGCTCTTTGCTCCCGCGTGTCTCGTCGTCGTCCAGCTGCTCGCCCTGCCTTTCTTCCCCGAGGCGCCCCGATACCTGCTGATGGATGGAGGGGACATCGTCGCCTGCCGGAAAGGTCggccatattaagcgctatataaatttcatttattattattattattattattattattattattattataactttacATATATGGAACATCCAAATAAATAGGACTTTGCCAATCATACACATATCCAAAATCAAAGAAAAAGGCCAACATAACTAGCCAATGCACCACCATGACACCTGCTGGTATATATTTGTTATTCAATATTGAGTAATACTCATTTAGCAGGCAATTTGacccaaagcaacttacattgAATTGAGATACACTTAATTAatatctgctccttaattaaAAGCCTGTGGTCTGATTGGAATCAAACACAGTATATGTTGGCTGGGAATGGAACATCTGAGCTTCTTCACCCTGACTCTTAACTGTGTGTGGTCTCTGTTAATTGCAGAATGCATTGTACCTTACAGTGAACTGTCTTTATACCAAGCACTGCAGAGACTATGGGGCCCTGGCGAGTACCAAGTGGAGATAGACGAGATGTTGGCGGAAAGAGCGGCCTCTAAAGGGGTCCAAGTTAAAAGCCTGCTGGAGTTTCTTCAAGACAGTGGCATCAGAAGTCAAATCATCACCATTGCGATCATCTCAGCCTGCATCCAGTTGTCAGGGATGTCTGCAGTGAGAAGAGAACCCCTTACCTATCTGTCCTATAGGGTCCTTCATTGGACCAGATATGCACTTCAAACAATCTGCAACTGAGCTACTTATTCAATGGAAAAATAAAGAGCATTCTATCATCAAAGTAAGTGTGTAAATGGCCAAAGACACTGTTCCAAGCATTGTATCTTCTCACTCCCACCCAGATCAGTACCTTCTCATTTGACATTTTAAATAAGGCAGCAGTCCCGGTTGACCAAATCCGTTACATCACGCTGGGTTTTGGAGTATCAGAAGTTCTTGCCACCATCACCTCTGTAAGATATATTCTGAAACTGTAATCGTCAATCTTTGCATGTTTAAGAGATTTTCAAGAGATGTTCAAGAGAAAGGGTCAGTGGCTATACAATGTGCACTagttttccttctttctttcttccttctttttctttctttcttctttctctttctctttctctctctttccctctttctcagaCCCTGATTATAGAGCGCAGCGGACGCAAGCCCCTCCTGCTGGGAGGTTTCAGTATCATGTTCACTATGCTGCTGTTGATAACCATCATGCTCAACCTTAAGGTGAGACTCGAGTTCACCTCCCCCCAGCTGAGACACAGAATGAGACCATAGCCTTGCAGCACATAttcttatatttttattttattttataaggTTAGGGTTGTTccttaattattattttgtacacTATGTACACTGCCCTGCTATTGCTGGGGTTCTACACTCAGGGACTTTCAGTTGTAAATAGAAAAGAggcaaatacaaatacaatagtTTGGGTTGAATGTTTTATGTTGAATGTCTGCGTTGCATGTGAAAATAATATAGATTTGAGGATGTCATATATGGTAGCACTCTTTCAGAATCCTGCCCCATGGGTTGCATACTGCACCGCTGCTTTGTTCATGATCTTCATCATGTGTGTCAGTGGAGGACCTAGTAtgtaataacacaaacacaaaataaaaaaataaaaaattgaagCATAGTTTATAGAGGATGTGAAAGCTTTTCTGGGGTTATTCAGGTGGAGTGTACATGGCCCTCATCAACGACAGCTTTGAACAGTCGCATCATCCTGCTGCCATGACCCTCAGTGGCTTACAGCGTTGGGGCCAGTTCGCTGTCCTAGGCCTTGTCTTCCCCTCCATCAATGTATGTACacgcccacaaacacaaactaacTTCATAGCTCACATAGATGATCTTGTTCACTAGTAAATCATTTGTTGGGTGCTATGGCCACCGAGACATTATTCTTTGTCCAACAATGAACAACAAACAATCCAAGAGACCCACCGTTGAGGTAAGGTAAAGGAATCACAACTTGTGATTTCTAAGTTAGTTTAAACTGCATCATGAAGGTTGGCTGTCAATGTTTATTCTTGTGTGATCCACAATATTTAGAGATATATAAAATATTCTCTCTAATATTtagagagaatatatatatatatataatatataatgtgtatTGAACAAATAACATACACATCATTTTAGTGAAACACTTGTGGTTCCTCTTCTCAAGTTCTTCCCTCGTCTTCCCCCGTGTGTCACAGGAAGGCCTGGGCTCTTACTGCTTCTTGCTGTTTGCCTGCTTCTGCCTGCTGGGGGCGCTGTACAGCTTCTTCCTGGTGCCCGAGACCAAGGGCAAGTCCCCAAAGGAGGTCTCCCAGCAGTTCAAAAGACTCGCTGTGGGTGGGAAGTTCTTTGGACGGAATCAATTCATGGAGACCAGGTTGTGAACTGGGCCGATTGTTTGGAAGCAATTTTATGAAATTTTGATTGTGCATTTGTATTTACTAGACTGTTGATCGGATATAAGAATTTGACAGTCCACTTTTGTTTAATTAAAAGAAAAGCAAAATGTGTATGTTGCTTTTGTTATCTTCACTGTACTCCAATCTCCTCAAATTGAAATGCTGCTAATGCTGTTAACTATAAGGCGTCTACAATGGACTAAtgtggtaggcctataacaaCAATGGATTAATTAGGTAGGCTTATAACCAATTACAATGGATCAATTATGTAGGCATATAACAAGAGTACAATGGTGTAAGTATATAAGAAGTCTACATTGGATGACTGCAGGGCTGTACCAAGAGGAGCTGAGCAGTGCCCAGCGGAACTGCTCCTCTATTCAGCTCCTATAGAACAGGATGATGATTAACCAAGGGTGTTTAGGAACATTTGAcctcacacattctctctctctcacccatatTTTTGATTTCCTTCTTTGTTATCATAGGTAGGCCTACTAGTTAAGAGTTGCAGGGGATGAGTCTATTCTTTAGTTTTTAGTGGCAAGTGTGTTTGACTCTCAGCAGGATAGGTTAAAATGTCTAATAAGTTAAAATGTCTTATTAGTCTGTTAATCATTtagctgtatatatatatataacacacatgcactataCAATAAGTTGAACATTACAGTAAACAAAGCTTTAACTTACTTGCGTGTGGCTAGTGTATTTGACTCCCAGCcccactttatttatatagtatCGTTAAAAACAATGTTTAAAATTGCTTTGATATGCACAATAAGTGCAAATCACTTTAAGATCCTCAGAATATAGATATGTAACAAGAGGAGCAGGGAATACTCACAGGCTAACGGGgacagaggtgagggagagCAGCAATCAACAAATACAACAATTATATTTGGCATAATGATGAGGTAgtagtaaataataaataaatcaaaggaTCTACTAAAACAATCCTCGTCCTGGGAATGTGGGTCCTATTCTGGGTCCGTTCCCCttaaccaaaccctaaaacctgAACCCTACCCTAAAACCAACCACtgaaacctaaccctaacccttatagAGACTCTCAAAAACCATCCCTCAtgcgtaaccctaacccaaaaacaCACCATACCTACAGTAAACCCTATTACAAACCATATTTGTAAAACGAAcactctttcttttctttctaacTAGTTCCTGGAGATAAGTTTTGCGTTAGTTTTTAGAGGCTTGTGTGAGTTTTCCCCCCTGGCGccacaagatggcgccaggGTTCCTTGagccctaacctaaccctagaccagaaactaaaactaaaccCTGAAACCAATAGGAAGCCCAAGAGGAAAAGCTTAACCTCAAAGCCTTATCTTTATTAACCCTTAAGTGACGCCTAAAACCAAAACCCTCAGCCCTATTCCTGAAGACCGCCTAGTACCTACACAACCCACATGTGTCTAACACCCTATATTCTGCATTGtgatatcaataaaaaaaagtactCATATTTATGGTGTGGACTGTGGAGATGATTCTGCCCAAATCATTAAAATCGAAATGACTTTGCTGCCTTAAATTGTGAGTAAAATATGACAAATGGCTTGTGCATACGGACCTGGCCACTTTATTGTCTTATTGTGCGTTTCTATGAATAATCGACTTTGTGTGAGTGGAATGAGCCCGAGATGCCAGGGGGAATTATCTAGTTAGGTGGACACCAGTAGTATCATCGAAGGCCATTGCTAACTAGAAATGCTTGTATGGACAGAACCAGAATAGGCCTACAGAAAAGTACACAAATCAGACCCCAATACACCAATAAGATTTGAGCGATCTGATTAgcaattataatttttttgagcgatctgattggctattttcttttacattttttcGAGCGATCAATTTGGCTTAAAAAATTGAAGAAAATCGAGCGATGTGATAATTATTTTTTGCGATCTTATCTCTGATGGCAAAAAGAACACTGTTTTTGGAGCGATTTGATTGGTTAAAAATTTTTAGCAACCTGGACAAAAAAATTGTTGTAGGGAATGATTGATGATATACCATTCGTAATTCAGATTTctggttttcttttctgtttcagAATTTTCCCCATTTCGAATTCCCCTTACTGTGTTAAAGGCTTTCTGTCACAAAATACATATCGAGGAATTAAGCATTTAAACGTATAGcaagtacgtgtgtgtatgtaatgaCTTAATTTTATAATAACTGTCCAGAATGACCGTCTGATAAGATGTCCTGATTCGGTGATGTTAACATTACTGGCCATCTCTACTTCACACTGCTAGCCTTTATTAGGGCCATCCATCTTGCTAAGGAAaccatggtggagaaggtgaGCCAGCCACAGCACGCTTTGTCCGCCactgattatgtgtgtgtaattgtgtgtgtgtgtgtgtgtgtgtgtg encodes the following:
- the slc2a9l1 gene encoding solute carrier family 2 member 9, like 1, which codes for MDSIFRELTRGKALMFIFILGIGGSFQTGFHNTGMSSPSPYIKNFINSSWYERYEEYPPSATVNLIFGVIISTYAVGGLFGAAGVKFATGKFGRKKILIGTCLFSVVGGVIMLTSKNANSFEMIVAARLMNGFGAGLGGSVQQIYLMESSPKQLRSTLMLSNVFFLSLGKLSGQVLGLSVLLGREHLWNILLFAPACLVVVQLLALPFFPEAPRYLLMDGGDIVACRKALQRLWGPGEYQVEIDEMLAERAASKGVQVKSLLEFLQDSGIRSQIITIAIISACIQLSGMSAISTFSFDILNKAAVPVDQIRYITLGFGVSEVLATITSTLIIERSGRKPLLLGGFSIMFTMLLLITIMLNLKNPAPWVAYCTAALFMIFIMCVSGGPSGVYMALINDSFEQSHHPAAMTLSGLQRWGQFAVLGLVFPSINEGLGSYCFLLFACFCLLGALYSFFLVPETKGKSPKEVSQQFKRLAVGGKFFGRNQFMETRL